In one window of Reinekea forsetii DNA:
- a CDS encoding alpha/beta hydrolase: MLVLIWILVGALVGLFLLGPRTSVRLFWQPHKSRIQSPKPPAQLTSADLKALRTTLIQHEAAIEQIIDGAEKKIIFSAESRPKRTALCVLYIHGFSASRQEISPVPEQVAQALHANYYGLRLTGHGIDSPAGAALGRAKANDWLFDLMEAWQVAHQLGERVIVIATSTGATLATWLAQQSSVMPHLAALVMISPNFQPKHWAIPLFLWPWAQHWVFLVAGREYGWEPTNEGGKKYWTYRYPTLALHQVAALVKAVRDSPVEQIEVPTLFIYSDFDQVVKARHTDALMRRWGSPIKHRICPAPMAGDNNHVLTGAIVRPDSTERVSADILNFIKALPAKL; encoded by the coding sequence CAAGAGTCGGATCCAAAGTCCGAAGCCACCCGCGCAGCTGACCAGTGCCGATCTAAAGGCGTTACGCACGACCCTGATCCAACACGAGGCGGCGATCGAGCAGATCATCGACGGCGCTGAAAAAAAGATTATCTTCTCGGCCGAATCACGCCCAAAACGCACCGCGCTCTGTGTGCTCTATATTCACGGTTTCTCGGCGTCTCGGCAAGAAATCAGCCCCGTGCCGGAACAGGTCGCCCAAGCTCTGCACGCTAACTATTATGGTCTGCGTTTGACCGGGCACGGTATCGATAGTCCCGCTGGTGCGGCCTTAGGCCGGGCCAAGGCCAACGATTGGCTGTTCGATCTGATGGAGGCCTGGCAGGTGGCGCATCAGCTCGGTGAACGGGTGATCGTTATCGCTACCTCGACCGGTGCAACCCTGGCGACCTGGTTGGCGCAGCAGTCCTCGGTTATGCCTCATCTGGCGGCGCTGGTGATGATATCACCGAACTTCCAACCCAAACATTGGGCTATTCCGTTGTTTCTATGGCCTTGGGCGCAGCACTGGGTGTTCTTAGTGGCCGGTCGCGAGTACGGCTGGGAGCCGACCAATGAGGGCGGTAAAAAGTACTGGACCTACCGCTATCCGACCCTCGCCCTGCATCAGGTCGCGGCTCTGGTGAAGGCGGTGCGTGACTCACCGGTGGAGCAGATCGAGGTGCCGACGCTGTTTATCTATTCCGATTTCGATCAGGTGGTCAAGGCTCGCCACACCGATGCGCTGATGCGCCGGTGGGGGTCACCGATCAAGCATCGCATCTGCCCAGCGCCGATGGCGGGGGACAACAATCATGTGCTCACCGGCGCGATCGTGCGCCCCGACAGCACCGAGCGGGTCAGCGCCGATATCCTCAACTTTATTAAGGCTCTGCCGGCCAAGCTCTGA
- the trhO gene encoding oxygen-dependent tRNA uridine(34) hydroxylase TrhO — protein MNKFVVSALYHFVHLDQPESLREPLLAFLEAHQIRGTLILATEGINGTVSGARASIDALYAWFQAQPAFAAIRTKESFHQEQPFYRTKVKIKNEIVTMGVDNIDPQKIAGTYVQAKDWNALIADPEVLVVDTRNDYEYQIGSFDGAVNPKTDSFREFPAYVKQELDPAKHKKVAMFCTGGIRCEKSTAYLKAQGFDEVYHLQGGILKYLEEVDAQESLWAGQCFVFDNRVSVGHGLEVGDFELCYACRKPLSSQERQHAHYQNGLSCHHCYGSVSAQQKARFAERQRQMQLAESRGEHHIGSDARDNIGARRRDKNSFRADQRRLDLARNKAQETPESSQ, from the coding sequence ATGAATAAATTTGTAGTCAGTGCGCTCTACCATTTCGTCCATCTGGACCAACCCGAGAGCCTGCGCGAGCCGCTCTTAGCCTTTCTTGAAGCCCATCAGATCCGCGGTACGCTGATTTTGGCCACAGAGGGTATTAACGGCACCGTCTCCGGCGCCCGCGCCTCGATCGATGCACTGTACGCCTGGTTCCAAGCGCAACCGGCCTTCGCCGCTATCCGCACCAAGGAATCCTTCCATCAGGAACAACCCTTTTACCGCACCAAGGTGAAGATTAAAAACGAAATCGTCACCATGGGCGTCGATAATATCGATCCACAAAAGATTGCCGGCACCTATGTTCAGGCCAAAGATTGGAACGCCCTGATCGCCGATCCGGAGGTGTTGGTGGTCGACACCCGCAACGACTACGAATACCAGATTGGCTCATTCGATGGCGCGGTCAATCCCAAGACCGACTCCTTCCGTGAATTCCCCGCCTATGTTAAACAAGAGCTGGATCCGGCCAAGCACAAAAAAGTGGCCATGTTTTGTACCGGTGGTATTCGCTGTGAAAAATCGACCGCCTATCTGAAGGCCCAGGGATTTGACGAGGTCTACCATTTGCAAGGCGGGATCCTTAAGTACCTTGAAGAGGTCGACGCGCAGGAGTCGCTATGGGCCGGTCAATGCTTTGTCTTTGATAATCGGGTATCGGTTGGCCATGGTCTGGAAGTGGGCGATTTCGAACTCTGTTACGCCTGCCGCAAGCCGCTCTCAAGTCAGGAGCGGCAACATGCCCATTATCAAAACGGACTCAGCTGCCATCACTGCTACGGTTCGGTCTCGGCGCAACAGAAGGCGCGGTTCGCCGAGCGCCAGCGTCAGATGCAGTTGGCCGAGAGCCGTGGCGAGCATCATATCGGCAGCGATGCGCGTGACAATATCGGCGCCCGACGGCGCGATAAAAATAGCTTCCGGGCCGACCAACGTCGCCTCGACCTGGCCCGCAACAAGGCTCAGGAGACACCGGAGAGCAGCCAGTGA
- the trhP gene encoding prephenate-dependent tRNA uridine(34) hydroxylase TrhP — protein sequence MRYAFAYGADAVYAGQPRYALRVRNNDFSLANLSIGIAEAHALGKRFYVANNIAPHNAKLKTYLRDIEPVIAMQPDALILSDPGLIMLVRDRFPDQVIHLSVQANVVNYAAAQFWQRQGIARIILSRELSLAEIGEFRQQCPDLELETFVHGALCIAYSGRCLLSGYLSKRDANQGVCTNSCRWQYNNHAAKEDDSGGFVPVDPDIWTPSADKIVTDRPTLGVGAPTDNIFLLEEHTRPGELMPAFEDEHGSYILNSKDLRAIQHVAQLTQMGVHSLKIEGRTKSHYYVARTAQAYRQAIDDAVAGKPFDKRLMNQLDNLASRGYTEGFYRRHVHDEAQNYEQGHSVGVQQQFVAEVYERQGEELFLEVKNNFAVDDSLELMTPAGNHTFALKQVTNLATARDMTVVPGAGYKVKISVPAEWAAAAQPFGLLMKNLNQSH from the coding sequence ATGCGCTATGCCTTCGCCTACGGCGCCGATGCCGTCTATGCCGGGCAACCGCGCTATGCCCTGCGCGTGCGCAACAACGACTTTAGCCTGGCCAACCTAAGCATCGGCATTGCCGAGGCCCACGCTCTAGGTAAACGCTTCTATGTGGCCAACAATATCGCACCGCACAACGCCAAGCTGAAAACCTATTTGCGCGATATCGAACCGGTTATCGCGATGCAACCCGATGCCCTGATTCTGTCCGATCCGGGCCTGATCATGCTGGTGCGCGATCGCTTTCCCGATCAGGTCATTCATCTCTCGGTCCAGGCCAATGTGGTCAACTATGCCGCCGCACAGTTCTGGCAGCGCCAAGGCATTGCCCGGATCATCCTCTCGCGTGAACTGTCATTGGCCGAAATCGGCGAATTTCGCCAGCAGTGTCCCGACCTGGAGCTGGAGACCTTTGTCCACGGTGCGCTCTGCATTGCCTACTCCGGGCGCTGTTTGCTGAGCGGTTACCTGAGTAAGCGCGATGCCAATCAGGGGGTCTGTACTAACAGCTGTCGTTGGCAGTACAACAATCATGCAGCTAAGGAAGACGATAGCGGAGGCTTTGTGCCGGTGGATCCGGACATTTGGACCCCGTCGGCCGACAAGATTGTCACGGATCGTCCGACCCTGGGCGTGGGTGCGCCGACGGACAACATCTTTTTGTTGGAAGAGCACACCCGACCCGGTGAGTTGATGCCGGCCTTCGAGGATGAACACGGCTCCTATATTCTGAATTCCAAAGACCTGCGCGCGATCCAACATGTTGCACAGCTGACCCAGATGGGGGTGCACAGCCTTAAAATCGAGGGCCGCACCAAGAGCCACTATTATGTTGCGCGCACGGCTCAGGCCTATCGACAAGCGATCGATGACGCCGTGGCCGGCAAGCCCTTCGATAAGAGGTTAATGAACCAGCTCGATAATCTGGCCAGCCGCGGATACACCGAAGGCTTTTATCGCCGCCATGTGCACGATGAAGCGCAAAACTACGAGCAGGGCCATTCGGTGGGCGTGCAGCAACAGTTTGTCGCCGAAGTCTATGAGCGCCAGGGTGAAGAGCTTTTTCTTGAGGTGAAAAATAACTTTGCCGTGGACGATTCACTCGAGCTGATGACCCCCGCGGGCAATCACACCTTCGCGCTGAAGCAGGTGACCAACCTGGCCACTGCGCGCGATATGACCGTGGTGCCGGGGGCCGGATATAAGGTGAAAATTAGCGTGCCCGCCGAGTGGGCTGCCGCCGCGCAGCCTTTCGGCTTGCTGATGAAGAACCTTAACCAGAGTCACTAG
- a CDS encoding aldose epimerase family protein — MTAGISEVVFGTLADGRVIKQYRLRNKAGAEATFTNLGAAWIGFTWADDEPSLVLGCDTLAALIAQRAYLGCTLGRFANRIGQGRFALSGGTVQLDINLPPHHIHGGEQGFSEQLWDSQISLTDATLPTLTFSHHSAHGSAGYPGNVDVQVRITLTEDNRVCFQYSAQTDRPTILNLSNHAYFNLNGRLAGSLAAHEFQIHAPQFLESDAQALPTGEIVDVADTVLDLQQWRAIQADLTPLLDARLRRAGGYDHCFCFADDQQLKPLAAARSSQTGRTLTCSSTLPGLQFYSGNFLGGTAFDQDRHYQPHGAFCFEPGYWPDAPNHAHFPDCSFDQHQDYYAIIEYAFT; from the coding sequence ATGACCGCGGGTATTTCGGAAGTGGTTTTCGGCACGCTCGCCGATGGCCGCGTGATCAAACAATACCGGCTGCGCAATAAGGCCGGCGCGGAGGCGACCTTCACCAACTTAGGCGCGGCCTGGATCGGCTTTACCTGGGCCGACGACGAGCCCAGCCTGGTGCTCGGCTGCGACACCCTTGCCGCGCTGATCGCTCAGCGGGCCTACCTAGGCTGTACGCTGGGCCGCTTTGCCAATCGTATTGGTCAGGGCCGCTTTGCCTTGTCCGGGGGCACCGTGCAGCTGGATATCAACCTGCCCCCGCACCATATCCATGGCGGCGAGCAGGGCTTTTCCGAGCAACTCTGGGACAGCCAGATCAGCCTGACGGACGCAACCCTGCCGACCCTGACCTTTAGCCATCATTCCGCCCATGGCAGCGCCGGTTATCCGGGCAATGTCGACGTCCAGGTGCGCATCACCCTGACCGAGGACAATCGGGTCTGTTTCCAATACAGCGCCCAAACCGACCGTCCGACCATTCTCAATCTGAGCAATCATGCCTACTTCAATCTTAATGGCCGCCTGGCAGGGTCCTTGGCGGCGCATGAGTTTCAGATCCATGCGCCGCAATTTCTCGAGTCCGATGCGCAGGCCTTGCCGACCGGCGAGATCGTCGACGTGGCCGACACGGTGCTCGATCTGCAACAGTGGCGTGCCATTCAGGCCGATTTAACCCCTCTGCTGGATGCCCGCCTGCGCCGCGCCGGAGGCTACGACCACTGTTTCTGTTTTGCCGACGATCAGCAGCTGAAACCCCTGGCGGCGGCACGATCGAGTCAAACGGGGCGCACCCTAACCTGCTCATCTACCCTGCCCGGCCTGCAATTTTACAGCGGCAATTTCCTCGGCGGCACGGCCTTCGATCAGGACCGCCACTATCAACCGCACGGCGCCTTTTGTTTCGAACCGGGTTACTGGCCCGATGCACCCAATCACGCGCACTTTCCAGACTGCTCCTTCGACCAACATCAGGATTATTACGCTATCATAGAGTATGCCTTTACCTAA